GGACCCTCTCTGGGACCGGATCCGGCAACTGGTCCTGGCGGCGGACCAGTTCATCGTGCGCCGCGCGGTCGAGGGGGAACCCGACGGGATGTCCGTCATCGCCGGATACCACTGGTTCGGGGACTGGGGCCGGGACACCATGATCGCTCTCCCCGGCCTGACCGTTCCCATCGGTCGGACCGGGGACGCCGCCACGATCCTGTGCACCTTCGCCCGCTTCGCCGACCGCGGCATGCTCCCCAACCGGTTCCCGGACTCCGGCGAGGGGCCGGAATACAACACCGCCGACGCCACGCTCTGGTACTTCGAGGCGATCCGGGCCTGTCATGAAGCGACCGGCGACGATTCCCTCCTTCGCGATCTCTATCCCGTGCTCCGGGAAATCCTCGACTGGCACGCCCGGGGGACCCGGTACGGCATCCGCCTCGACCCGGAAGACGGCCTCCTCTTCGCGGGCGAACCCGGCGTGCAGCTCACCTGGATGGACGCCAAGGTGGGCGACTGGGTGGTAACGCCAAGGATCGGGAAACCGGTGGAGATCAACGCGCTCTGGTACAACGCGGTCCGTTCCATGGCGGCGTTCGCCCGCCGTCTGGGGGAAGAGGATTCCGCCTACGAGGCCCTGGCGGAAAAGATCCTCCGGGGATTCGGGCGGTTCTTCCGCGATGACCTCGGACGATGCCTCGATGTCCTCGACGGGCCGGAGGGCGACGACGCGAGCATGCGCCCCAACCAGATCCTCGCCGTATCCCTTCCGCACAGCCCGCTTTCCGAAGCCCGCCGGAAATCGGTCGTCGACGCCTGCACGCGGGACCTTCTGATCCCCCTTGGCCTGCGAAGCCTGTCGCCCGACGATCCCCGGTACGTCGGTCACTATGGAGGAGATCCCGCCACCCGGGATGCCGCCTACCACCAGGGGACGGTCTGGCCCTGGCTGATCGGCCCCTTCGTGACGGCCCACCTTCGCGTTTACCGGGACCGGGCAACGGCCCGCTCCTTCCTTCTCCCGCTGCTCCGGCACATGGACGATCACGGTCTCGGGAGCATCTGCGAGATCGCGGACGCCGACCCGCCGTTCACGCCACGGGGCTGCATCGCCCAGGCGTGGAGCGTGGCCGAGATCCTTCGGGCGCTGCATCTCACCCGGCCTGCCGGCGGGTCCTGATCTCCTGCCGATCCTCCCTCGGTACGGACCCGTTTCCCTCCGGGCTCATCTCATATATTGAAGAATGCGGCAAAAGGAGGAAAAGGTGGCACTGCTCGTACAGACGATCCTCGCATTCGCCGCAGGCTTCCTGCTCAACCTGACTCCCTGCGTCCTGCCGGCAATCCCCCTCAAGGTACGGGCCATCCTCAATGAAATCGGGACGGACTTCAGGCAGCGTCTCTTCGCCGCAGCGGCCTTCCGCGTGGACCTGACCGAATCCGACCCCGGGAAGGAAGCGCTCCTGGAGTCGTATGGAGGGGCGGGGCTTCCCTTCGCCGTGATCCTCTCCCCACCGGGCGAAGTTGTCGCCCGCCTGCCGGACCTGTTCTCCTCCTCCGCCCTGGAGGCGGCCATCCTCCGGGCCGGGGTCGCCAACAAGGAAGGACACCCGGACGCCGGCTTGTCCGCCGAATCCCCGAACGGCGAAGGAAGGAAAGGAACGACCATGAATCGACCTGAAAAGTGGATCCCCGAGGGAAAGAACCGGCTGGCCCTCGAGACGAGCCCTTACCTTTTGAAGCACGCGGACAACCCGGTCGACTGGTACCCGTGGGGGAAAGAGGCCTTCGACAAGGCGAAGGCGGAGGACAAACCCATCTTCCTCTCCATAGGGTACTCGACCTGCTACTGGTGCTCCGTCATGGAGCGGGAGTCTTTCGCGGACGCGTCCGTGGCGGCTCTCATGAATCGGCACGTCGTCAGCATCAAGGTGGATCGGGAGGAGCGTCCCGACCTGGACGGGATCTACATGACCGCCGTCCAGTTGATGACCGGGCAGGGAGGCTGGCCCATGTCAGTCCTCCTTACCCCGGACAGGAAACCGTTTTTCGGAGCCACCTACATCCCAAGGAGGCAGTTCACGCAGCTTCTGGAAGGGGTGCACGTGGCGTGGACGCAACGGCGGGAAGAGGTTCTTGCGCAGGCGGGAAAGATCGCCGAGGCGGTTGCGGCGACGGGGGAGATGCCGGACAAGCCGTCCTCTTCCCTCCCGAAGGCGGACCTGGTTCGCTCCGCGGCACTACGATACGGGGAGATGTTCGACCCGGAGCACGGGGGATTCGGGGGCGCGCCCAAGTTCCCCCAGCCCGCCGTCCTCGAATTGTTGATGTCCCACTTCGAGATGACGGGGGAGCGGTCGGGCATGACCATGGTGGAGCGGACCCTGGACGCCATGGCGAGGGGCGGGATCCACGACCAGGCGGGGGGCGGCTTCCACCGGTATTCCACGGACGCGGAGTGGCTCGTCCCCCACTTCGAAAAGATGCTCTACGACCAGGCGCAGTTCCTCCACGCCTACGCCCGGGCGTTCAAGCTTACGCGGAACGAGGAATTCCGGCGCGTGTCCGGAGAGATCGCGGCCTATGTGAGACGCGAGATGACGAGCCCGACGGGGCTTTTCTATTCCGCCCAAGACTCGGAGGTGAACGGTGAGGAAGGGAAATCCTATCTCTGGAGGAAAGAGGAGCTGAAACGGGTTCTCGGAGAAAAGGAGTACGCCCTCGCGAGCCGGGCCTACGGGTTTTCGGGCCTCCCCAACTTCGAGGGCCGGTACATTCTGCACCTGCCGAAATCCCACGAGGAAGTGGCGCGTACGGAGGGGATGCCGGTGGACGATATGCTCCGGAAGATGGACGCCGTCCGCGCAACGCTTCTTGCCGAGCGGCGCAAGCGGCCGCAACCCGCCCTGGACGACAAATCGATCGCCTCCTGGAACGGCCTGATGATCGAGGCCCTGGCCTACGCGGGCGGGGTGTTTCCGAACGATGAATACGTGCGGATGGCCTCGAAGGCGGCGGACGACCTGCTGAAAACGCTTCGGAACAAGGACGGAGAACTCCTCCACGTCGCGCGCGGGGGCAAGGCGAAACTCGACGCCTACCTGGACGATTACGCCGCGTTGATCCTCGGGCTTCTCGAGCTTTATCGGGACACCGGAGAGAAGCACTGGCTGCAGGAGGCGGACCGGATCGGGAATGCGATGGTGGAAAGGCTTTGGGAACCGGGGGGAGGGTTTCGGTACGCCGTGCCGACGGTGGCGTTCCTGATCGCGAACCCCCGGGACACCTACGACGGCGCATTCCCGTCCGGCAACAGCCTGGCCGTCCGCGCCCTGACGGGGCTTGCCGCGAACGGGTATCCGCGGTACGCACGTTATGCGGCGGAAACGTTCGCGGTCTTCGAGCCCGTCGCCCGGAAGGCCCCGGTCGCCCTTCCCTATATGCTTTGGGGCCTGCACGAATACCGCGTTGCGAAACTCCCCGAGGAATCCCCACCCCCTCCCGTGTCGCGCCTTCCTCTCACCTCGGAAGTGGTGAGGATCGAAGGAAGTCTTTCCCGGACCGAGCTGACCCCGGGAACCCCGGTGGATCTCACCATAGAGATCCGGATCGACCGGGGGTGGCACATCAACGCCAATCCCGCCTCCCTCCCTTCCCTGGTTCCCACCGCAATCGAAGTGGAAATCGAAGGCGGGGAGGTGAAGTCGACCCCCCGATATCCGGAGGGAAAGATCTTCCTCATCGGCGAGGCCAAGGACCGCGTGTCGATCTACGATGGCCGGGTTACGCTGCACGCGATGCTCATCCCTCTCCGGTTGCCCTCAGGGAAAACGGAGGGCCATATTGCGGTATCCGTTCGCGCCCAGGCGTGCAACGACACAGGCCGCTGCCTGGCGCCCTCCACCCTCCGGACGGCAATCCCGTTCCGAAATCCACGGCACCTGTAAGGATTCGGCTTGCATGCCGACAGATGAACAGGCAGAGAATCGCCGGGCGGTCAACAATGCCGACCGGCAATCCGTTATCAACCTCGTAGAGATAAAAGAAGGGGGCACATCATGCGTACGCAGAAGAAGATCGTTGGACTGCTGCTGGTTCTCGTCCTCGCTCTGGCGGCGGCGTTTTCCGCCGAGGCGGCCGGCGACCGGAAAATCGCGCTGAAAGCCGACAAGGCGGGGAAAGGGGCATCGGGAACGGCCGTGATCAGGGACAAGGGGGGTGATCAGAAAGAGGTCACCATCACCGCGAAAGGTCTGAAACCGAATTCGGTCTACACGGGCTGGCTGGTCAACATGAAGCCGAAGATGGACATGGCGGGCCTTGGTGAGGGCGACTACTCCGTCAAGAGCGACGACAAGGGGAATGCAAGCTACTCCGCGACGATCGGCTCCGCGGATCTTTCGAAGTGGCAATTGATCGAGCTCGCCTATCATCCCTCGGGCGACCCGAAGAACATGAAGGAACTGATGAACACCGCCCTGATCGGCAAGATCAGGAAATAACGAACCGATCCCGGGGAGCCGCCGCGGCATTCGAAACGAATGGTGCGGCGGTTCCTCCCTCCTCCGGACGCCGGCGCTACCGCGTGGTTCCGTTCTCTCCGAAAACCGCCAGGTAGTCCCTGAACAACTTCCTCCCGCCATGGTTCATGATCCGGGATATGTCCGTCGTCCCCCTCCGCTCGTCGATGGACTCTCCGACAATCCGGATATCGTCAGGGTCGCCGTCGTGGAGATAGGAGAACTTCAGGAGGTTCCCCAGCGGAAGAAGGTCGGGGACCGTGTAG
This is a stretch of genomic DNA from Deltaproteobacteria bacterium CG2_30_66_27. It encodes these proteins:
- a CDS encoding glycogen debranching protein, with protein sequence MIELGRDLCSDLAVSSRREWLVTNGIGGYASGTVSGVPTRRYHGLLVAALKPPLGRTLLVSKLEEWAEYRGRLFPMGANRWASGAVEPQGFLLLDRFHLEGTTPVWTYALDDAILTKRVWMEPGANTTYVRYDLPRAGGPVTLELAVLVDYRDYHGNTRAGGRTMAVDPIPHGVRVTAFSGARPFFLLCKYADTYPSHDWYQEYFHTEEARRGLDPVEDHLRAATFRASLSPGGSLTFVAGVEESPDLNGEASLKRRRIHEEERIARSAPLWDTTDPLWDRIRQLVLAADQFIVRRAVEGEPDGMSVIAGYHWFGDWGRDTMIALPGLTVPIGRTGDAATILCTFARFADRGMLPNRFPDSGEGPEYNTADATLWYFEAIRACHEATGDDSLLRDLYPVLREILDWHARGTRYGIRLDPEDGLLFAGEPGVQLTWMDAKVGDWVVTPRIGKPVEINALWYNAVRSMAAFARRLGEEDSAYEALAEKILRGFGRFFRDDLGRCLDVLDGPEGDDASMRPNQILAVSLPHSPLSEARRKSVVDACTRDLLIPLGLRSLSPDDPRYVGHYGGDPATRDAAYHQGTVWPWLIGPFVTAHLRVYRDRATARSFLLPLLRHMDDHGLGSICEIADADPPFTPRGCIAQAWSVAEILRALHLTRPAGGS